CAACCTCCTTGGACAGACGGAGAAGACCTTCGGTCTCAACATCCAGCTCATTCGTGAACTGCCGCAAGAGGTGAGGCGCCACTCTCCTTTACGAGGAAATGTCCCCAAGGAAACAAACGGCGACGCTCACACTGCATGCTGACATTATCGCAGATTGTCCCGTTCAATAATCTGTCAACTCAATAATCTGTCAACAAGTGCGACTACATTATTCTAGGAGGGAATGGTATGAAGAAGTTGGGCGCAACGTTGGCATTGGCTCTGGTCGCCGCTGCTGCATGCAGGGCCGGCGCCGCGGAGGTTAAGGATGTTTATGCCGAGCATGGCATGGTGGCTGCGGCGCACGAACTGGCGGCCAAAGCCGGCGTCGAGATCCTGCAGAAGGGCGGCAATGCTATCGACGCGGCGGTCGCCACGGCTCTGGCGCTGAACGTCGTGGAATTCAACGCTTCCGGTATCGGCGGCGGCGGATTTATGACCTTCTATTCGGAAAAGACGAAAGACGTGATCTGCCTCGATTACCGCGAGCAGGCTCCCGCTTCGGCCACCAAGGATATGTTCGCGTCCGAGCAGGCCAAGAAGGAAAAGTGGTCGGCCTACGGCGGCAAGTCCGTCGGCGTGCCCGGCTGGCTGAAGGGCATGACCTACGCGCTCGAGAACTACGGCACCATGACCTTTGCCCAGGTTGCCGAACCCGCCATCCGTCTGGCCGAGGAAGGTTTCGTCACCGACCCGGCCCAGAAGGGATTCATTCAGGACCATTTCGAGACGCTGAACCAGTTCAACGAACCCGGCACGCTGCCTTTCTTCGACGAGGTCGGACTGCCCATCGAGGGCGGCACGCTTCTGAAACAGCCGGCGCTGGCCAAAACGTTCCGCCTGATCGCCGAGAAGGGGATCGACGTGTTCTACAAGGGCGAGATCGGCGAGGCCATTTGCAGGGCCGTGGAGCGTAGCGGCGGCAAGATGACCATGGAGGATCTTGCCAGTTATCAGATGTACGTTCGCAAGCCCGTCGTCGGCACCTATCGGGGCTACCGGATTTATTCCGTGCCTCCCGCGTCGTCCGGCGGCACGCATGTGGTCCAGCTGCTCAACATCATGGAAAACTACGACGTCAAGAACCTGGGATTCAAGTCCGCGAAGAAGGTTCATGTCTTCGGCGAGGCGACGAAGATGATGTTCGCCGACCGCAGCAAGTACATGGCCGACACGGCTTACGCCAAAGTCCCGCTGGCGGGGCTGCAGTCCAAGGAATACGCCAAGGAGGAGGCCGGCAGGATCACCGACGCGATCGTCGACAAGCCGGAAGCGGGCGATCCCTGGAAGTACGACACGGCGGAGAAGACTTCTTTCCTCGGCGGCATGGGAGACGAGCGTTTCTCGACTTCCAGCTTCTCCGTGGCCGATCAGTTCGGCAACGTCGTCACTTCGACCAACACGATCAATTTCTTCATGGGGTCTTCGGTGTTCGTGCCCGAGTACGGTTTCCTGATCAACGACGAGATGGACGACTTCGCTTCCAATCCGGAAAGCGTCAACGCCCCCGAACCCGGCAAGCGCCCTCTGTCCTGCATGAGCCCCACGATCGTGCTCGATCCCGAAGGGCGTCCTTTCATGAGCATCGGTTCGCCCGGAGCGACCCGCATCATCACCGCCGTAGCTCAGTGCATCATGAACGCCGTCGATCACGGTATGACGATGGACGAGGCGATCGAGGCGGCGCGCTTCCACAATCAGAGCGGCAACGAAATGAGAACCGAAAACGATCGCTACGACAAAGCGCTTCTTGACACGCTCGAACTGATGGGCTACAAGATCTCGCTGCAGGAACCGCTGTACACCGGCGGCGCCCAGGGCATCATGTTCAACTGGAACGCCAAGGGCACCGACAAGTTCCTCAACGGCGGCGCCGACAGCCGTCGTTTGGGAGCGGCCGTCGGCTTCTAGCGGGGAAAAACGATCCGAATATTGACCGATGGCCAAAGCGCGGAGAACCGACGGTTCTCCGCGCTTTGGCGTGTGCGGCGGCGCCGGGGTCTTCCGGGGAGCATGATTTTTTGCTGCCGAAAGGGTTTGCAGCAATGGGGCGAGGCGGTCCGGGCGAGGTCCTTTCATCGTCGCGCCGGGAATATTCCGGGCGTCGGTTTCGCGAGTCGTGGCGGAGACGCCGCGACGCATATAATACCGCGTGATTTTATAGAGGCTGACATTCTCGTGGGGAATGTTCTGTAAAATGTGGAACTCGACGCGCCGTCGGGGAGGAATAACACGACAGGAAATCGCATAACGCCGCTTGAAATGTCTCTCATACAAGGGACGTTTGCTATTGTATACTTTGGTTCGGGGACTTCTCAAAGCCGGGTTAAAAATGTATAATAATGCCAAGGGGAAGATTCATTTCTCTGAAGATTCATATCTTATTCTGTGGAGGGGATACGGATGAAGAAATCAAGAGTTTTGGCAGTTGCGCTCGCGGGGCTTTTTGCCGCTTCGACGGCTTTTGCGGCCAGCCAGTTCATCATGGGCACGGGCGGCACGTCGGGGACCTATTATCCTCTGGGCGGCGCCATCTCCCAGATCATCACCGACCATTCCGGCGGCAAGGTTGCCTGCGTAGCCCAGGCGACGGGGGCTTCCGTCGAGAATCTGAATCTGCTCAACGCCGGCGACATCGACCTGGCTCTGGTGCAGAACGATACTGCCGATTACGCCAAGCGCGGCGTGATGTTCTTCAAGGCGCCGCTGGCGAACGTGACCGGCATCTGCCGCATTTATCCCGAGCACATTCAGGTTGCCGTCAACGCCGACAGCGCCATCAAGTCGCTGGAGGACTTCAAGGGCAAGAATATTTCCGTCGGCGCGCCCGGCTCCGGCAACGAAGCGAACGCCCGCCAGATTTTCGGCGAGATCGGCCTGTTTGACGGCGCCAATTACGTAGGGTTTACGCCTCACTTCCTGTCCTACGCCGAGGCCACGTCGCACTTCAAGGATCGCCTGATCGACGGTTTCACCTTCACGACCGGCGCTCCCAACTCGGGCATTCAGGAGATCGTCACGACGCAGCCTCTGCGTTTCCTCGAGATCAAGGACAAGCTTCGCGACGACATCATTGCCAAATATCCGTTCTTCGCCCCCGCGCTGATCGAGAAGGGGACGTACAGCGGGCTTGATCACGATGTCGAGACTATCGCCGTGCAGGCGTGCCTTGTGGCCCGCCGCGACATGTCGGAAGACGAAGCCTACGCCGTCACCAAGGCGATCTTCGAGAATCTCGAGGCGCTTGGCAACGCGCACGCCAAGGGCAAGAATCTGACGCTTGAGCACGCTCTTGACGGCATGACGCTTGACATTCACCCCGGCGCTCTGAAGTACTACAAGGAAGTCGGCCTGGTCAAGTAAGCGGGGCTCGGAAGTTTGGAGCTTTCTCAAACGGAAGGAGTCGCGAGGCTCCTTCCGTTTTTTCAGGAAAAAGCGTGACTTTTCATTCTGCCGGCGATGTGCGGCGGAGAGGACGTGAACATGAAAAAATCCCGGGGGCGTGCGTCTCTTTTCGTCTTTCTGCTTATGGCTGCCGCGGGATCCTGTATGGTGTGCGGCAGCAGTATCTGACCGTGACGGATGAACGGGGGACGGTGGTCTATCTGCGTCCGGTAAAACTGGGAGAGCGCTACACGGTGCGTTTTATCCATTCGGTGGCACGGCGCCCGGTGGACGAGATCTACGAGATCGCCCCGGGCTGTTCCATCCTGCGCGAAACGGTTTATGACATGATGGGCGCGGGGCTGCCGACGGAGCCTCTGGACGGCCAGACGTTCACGGTGGAGGACGGCGCATACCACATCAGGGGTTTTCATCTGAGGCTCCCCGCGGTGACCTACCGCATCAGCAAGGTCGTGGCGGATCACACGCTGTGTGTCGGGAAGGATGAATTCAGGCTGAAGCAGTGGGTGTTCGCCCCGGGGAAGCCGCTGACGTTCACGGTCCACGAAGGGAATCTGTGCGAACTGCTGAAGTTTAAATGTCGGAGCATGTTGTAGAGTATAAGGGGGTATGGGAATATGGATGAAATGAAGAAAGAGTCAGGCGCGACAGAGCTGCCGCAAGAGAAAAAGCAGCTGAATGCCGACACGGTGGCCGGCGACCAGAGCGCAGTCCAGGAGAATCTCGAAAAGTACGATACGGAATCGCGGTACCGTCGCCCGGATGGTTTCTGGGGCAAGGCGATCAAGCTCATCTGCATCGTTTTTTCTCTGTTCCAGTTCTATACGGCCGGTTTCGGCGTGCTGCCGGCGCAGATTCAGCGTCCTCTGCACGTGTTCTTCACGTTCGTGCTGATTTTCCTGCTGTATCCTTCGTTCGCGTCGTTCTCCAGAAAGACGATGCATTGGCTCGACGTGGTGCTGGCCGTTCTTGCCGGTTCGACGATGATCTACCTTGTCGTCAATTACGAGGCGATCCTGTACCGCGGCGGGCTGCCCACGACGTTCGACCTGATCTTCGGCGCTCTGGCGATCCTGTTCACGTTCGAAGCGGCGCGCCGCATCGTCGGGCTGCCGATCGTGCTTGTCGCCCTGGTCTTCGTGCTCTACGCCCATTTCGGCAAGATCATGCCCGGCTTCCTCGCTCACCGCGGTTTCAGCTGGACGCGCATCGTCAACCACATGTACCTGACCACTGAAGGGATTCTTGGCTCGCCCGTCGGCGTTTCTTCGACCTTCGTCTTCATGTTCATCCTGTTTGGCGCTTTCCTGAACAAGACCGGGCTGGGCAAGTTCTTCATCGATCTGGCCCTTGCCGCGGCCGGGCATCAGGCCGGCGGCCCGGCCAAAGTGGCCGTCATCTCGTCGGCGTTCTTCGGCACCATTTCCGGCAGTTCCGTGGCCAACACGGTGACGACGGGAACGTTCACGATCCCGCTGATGAAGAGCATCGGTTACCTGCCGCACTTTGCCGGCGCCGTCGAAGCGGCGTCGTCCACGGGCGGCCAGCTGATGCCCCCGATCATGGGGGCGGCGGCTTTTATCATGTCCGACTTCATCGGCGTGCCCTACATCACGATCGCCATTGCCGCCGTGCTTCCCGCCCTGCTCTATTACATGGCCGTGTTCATCATGATCCACATGGAAGCCAAGCGCCTCGGCCTGCGGGGGCTGCCCAAAGAGCAGCTGCCCAACACGAAGAAGATCTTCCTGGCCGGCGGGCACCTGCTCATCCCGCTGTTCGTCATCGTTTACATGCTGATCAAAGGCTATACGCCGCTGAAGGCCGCGTTCTACAGCATCCTCTGGACGGTGGCCGTGGCCATGTGCCGCAAGAACACGCGCATGAAGCTGAGCGACATCATCGCCGCTTTCGACGAAGGCGCCCGCAGCGCTCTCGGCGTCGCCGCGGCCTGCGCCTGCGCCGGCCTCGTGATCGGCTCCGTGACGCTGACCGGCATCGGCCTGAAGCTTGCCAACGGCATTGTTTCGCTGGCGGGCGGGCATTTGTTCTTCACGCTGGTGCTGACCATGATCACGTCGATCTTGCTCGGCATGGGGCTGCCCACGACCGCCAAGTACATCGTGCTGGCTTCGATGGCCGCGCCCGCCATTCAGAAGTTCGGCGTGCCCGTGCTGGCGGCGCATATGTTCATCTTCTACTACGGCATCATCGCCGACCTGACGCCGCCGGTCGCGCTGGCGGCCTACGCCGGCGCCGGCATCGCCGGAGCCAACCCGATGCGCACCGGTTTTACCGCCCTGCGTCTGGCCGTGGCCGGATTTTTGATTCCCTATTTCTTCGTTTACAGCCCCGAACTGCTGATGATCAACGCCTCCGTCGCCAACACGACCGTGCCGGTCGTGACGGCGATCCTCGGCACCGTGCTGCTGTCCTTCGCGGCGGCGGGCTACTGGCTGCGCAATCTGAACCTGTTCGAGCGCGCCGTGATCTTCGCCGCTTCGCTGCTGCTGATCCAGCCTGGCTGGATGACCGACGTGATCGGCGCCGGCGTCGGCGTGGCGATGTATCTGCTTCAAAAGATGACGCTGAAAAACAGGGCGTGACGCTTGCGCCCAATCCGGACCGGCTGCTGGGCAGCCGGTCCGGATTTTCTGTCGGGGGCGACGCAGAAATTTCATCCTATCGGGTGATGCGAGCGTCTCGTTCCATGGTAGGATACGGATGGATGCGGCGTTCCGTGAAGGCCGCCGGCCGATGAGCGGCGCGCGGATGGCACGCCGGGGGCCGTGCGAAGGGAAAGGCACGAAGAATATCCCGCTTTAGATAGTATTTTATTTAATATTATGCATTGAGGAAAGAGTTTCGGAATGATAAGATTCAAACCGGTAGTACGCCTTTCGTAAGAGGGGCTGATGTGGTTCTTGCCGCAGGGCAAGACGAATATTTGAAAGGTGGAATGTCTTATGAAGAAATTCCGTTCCGTTCTGGCCGCTTCGGCGGCGTTGGCGCTCCTGGTGTCTTCCGCGTTCGCTGCTCCCCGACCGGGCGATCTGACGACCGGTCTGGTTGGCGGCGGCGACTGGGCCGCGTTCGGACTGCGCGACGCGCAGGCGCTGCTGAACAAACCGGCGGATTCTCTGCTGATGCGCGCCATGAAAATGCTGCCCGCCGAGCAGGTGAAGAACTACGCCGACAAGGCCGGCAGCTTCGACGTGCGCATCGCTCTGAAGTCGAGCCTCGACGAGGTCGACAAGCTGGCTCTGGCGATGGAGATGAAAGCGCCCCTGACCGCCGAGGATTTTGCGGCCGCCGGCAATTTCAAGGCCCCCGAGTTCACGGTGACCGCTCCCGAAGGCACGACCGTCACGCCGCTGGGCACGGTTGACTCCGAGGACGGCTCCATCGGCCTGATTTATTTGGCGACGCTGGAGCGCGACGGCGCCAAGTACCTGATCGGCGCGAGCGGCGATCCCGCCAACCTGGCCGTGATGGCCGGCGCTCCCGAGAACAGCGCCGTGGTGACGGCCCGCACGCCCGCCAACGTTTGGGCGCAGATGCAGATCTCGGCGGAGACGCTGGCCAAGATGGACGCGCCGCTGCCGCAGCCGCTCAGCCTCGAACTGGGGCTTGACGACACGGCGACGTCCGTGAAGGCGATGCTGTGGAGCAACCTTGTGGACGAGATCGGCGCCCTGATCGGCAAAGATCTGCGCGCCGTGCTCAACGGCGGCGCCGCGGCCAAGGCCCCGTTCGTCTACGGCTCTTCGCCGCTGGCCGCTCTCGTGAACCTGTCCGCTTCCTTCCTGCCGGAGAACTTCAAGCTCGCCGACCTGATCGCCGACGCGGACATGCTCAAGGAAGCCGAGTCAGAAATCAATGGAGCCATTGGCGCCGTTGGCCTTGAGTGGGCGGACGTCGTCAAGATCCTGCGCGGCAACGTCACGCTCGGCGTGGCCGGCAAGCTGGCCGCTCCCATGGTGGGCGAAATCCCCGGCCTGTACCTGCACGTTTCCGACATCGACGCCGCCAAGGCGGCCGCGCTTGCCAACATGCTCGCCGAGCAGGGCAAGATGGTGGCCGGCGAACCGGCCGCCTACGACGCGGACGGCTGGAAGGGCTTCGCGTTCGCCGCGCCCGTCTCGGTCCTCGTCGCCGGCGGCGAGAAGGGCCTGCTGATCGCCGGCATGAACGCCGATCAATTCGGTCAGGCCGCCGAAGCGGCTTCCGGCCTTGCGGCGGCGCTCGAACCCCGCAACGTGGCGCTCGGCTTTGACGTCAAAGTCCTGCAGCCCGTGCTGAAGAAGCTGTTCGCCGACTTCGGCGACAGCGTCATGCCGGCGCTGGGCGGCGACGACGCGAAGGGCATCGTCTCCATGGTACTGGACAACATGGGCATGATCGACGCGGTCAACCTGGTCAACGCCGACGCCGACACGCTCGTGCTCGAAGTGACGCCCAACGCCGAAATGGTGGGCGCGATCCTGCCCGCGGCGCAGTAAAAACGTTCTTTCCGCACGTTTCAAGAAACGAAAAACAAACGAACCGCCCCGCTGAAATTTCAGCGGGGCGGTTCGTTTGTTGGGCGCGCCGTTTATTTGACCTGTTTGCCTTCGGCGTACAGCTGGACGATGTTGAGGATGACCTTGACGCATTTTTCCATGGCGCCGACCACGGCGTATTCGTACTTGCCGTGGCAGTTGTAGCCGCCGATGAAGAGATTGGGCGTGAGCAGGCCGCGGAAGGAGAGCTGCGAGCCGTCGGTGCCGCCGCGAGCGGCGATGATCTTCGGCGTGACGCCGGCCATCTCGTAGGCTTTCAGCGCGGTGTTGACGATGTCCATGCGCTTCTGCAGCGGCACGGCCATGTTGTAATACTGGTCGTGCATTTCCAGCTCGGCCAGTTCGCGGCCCCAGCGTTCGTTGAGCTGGCGCACGAGCAGCTGGAAATGTTCTTTGCGCGCCTCGAACTTGGCGGTGTCGTGGTCGCGGATGATGTAGGTCATCTCCGCCTCTTCCACGCCGCCTGCGATCCCGGTCATGTGGTAGTACCCCTCGTACAGCTCCGTGTGGGGCGGCGTCTCGGCGGGCGGCAGCGAGGCAGCGAACTCCATGGCCACCATGGCGGCGTTGATCATCTTGTTCTTGGCGGTGCCGGGATGGACGGCGACACCCTTGATCTTCACGTGCGCCTGGGCGGCGTTGAACGTCTCGTAAGAGAAGGTCCCCGTGCCGCCGCCGTCGACGGTGTAGGCGAAGTCGGCGCCGTATTTTTCCAGATCCCAGAACTTGGCGCCGTGGCCGATCTCCTCGTCGGGGCAGAAACAGACCACGATTTTGCCGTGTTTGAATTCGGGATGCCGCACCATGTGCTCGACGGCGGTCATGATCTCGGCGACGCCGGCCTTGTCGTCGGCGCCGAGCAGCGTGGTGCCGTCGGTGACGATCAGCGTCTCGCCCTTGTGGTCGTTCAGCTCGGGAAAAACTTTCGGCGACAGCACCACGTTCTCGGCGGCGTTCAGCACGACGTCGCCGCCGTCGTAGTTCTCGACGAGGCGGGGTTTGACGTTTTTGCCGGTCACTTCGAGGGCCGTGTCGATGTGGGCGCAAAAGCCGATGGCGGGCGCGCCCTCGCAGTTGGCGGGCAGAGTGGCGCAAACGTAAGCGTTCTCGGTGACCGTCACGTCGCTGAGGCCGAGGCTGCGCAGCTCTTCGCCGAGGACTTTGGCGAGATCGTGCTGGCAGGGCGTGCTGGGCACGCAATTCTGCCCTTCGGCCGACTGCGTGTCGATTTTGACGTAGCGGATAAAGCGATCAACCAGTGAAGACATGAAAGATCCTCCTTCGAAAAAGCAATGGGAAATTGTTGGCGCGAAACTATTCTACCGCAAAAAAATAAAAACGGCGTCATCAAAAAAGGGCCTGTGGCGCACACAGACCCTTTGGGGGAGCGATATTAACGGGCGTACTGGAGCTTGCCGGTGAAATGGCAGGCCACGAAATGGTTCGGCTCGTACTCGTTCAGCTCGGGTGACTGCTGGCGGCAGACGTCCTGGGCGAAACGGCAGCGGCCGGCGAAGCGGCAGCCCTGGGGCGGGTTGACGGGGCTGGGCACGTCGCCTTCGAGGATGATGCGGTTGCGTTTCTGTCCCACCTTGGGGATGGGAATGGCCGACAGCAGCGCCTGCGTGTAGGGATGCAGGGGATTCTTGAAGGTGGTCTTGTAGTCCGTCAGCTCCACGATCTTGCCCAGATACATGACGGCGATGCGGTCGGAGAGGTGCTTGACGACGCTGAGATTGTGGGAGATGAACACGTAGGTGTAGTTGTTCTCCTTCTGCAGCTGGTTGAGAAGATTGAGCACCTGAGCCTGGATGCACACGTCGAGGGCGGAAACGGGTTCGTCGAGGACGATGAACTCGGGATCGAGCGCCAGCGAGCGGGCGATGCCGATGCGCTGGCGGCGGCCGCCGTCCAGTTCGTGAGGGTAGGCGCCGATCAGGCGGCGGGCCAGGCCGACCGTGTCCATCAGCTTGGTGATGCGGTCGTTCATTTCTTTGCGGCTGGAGCAGATCTTGTTGACGATCAGCGGTTCGGCGATCAGTTCGGAAACGGAAAGGCGGGGGTTCAGGCAGGAGTAGGGATCCTGGAAAACGATCTGGACCTTTTTGCGCATTTCTTTCATTTCGCCCTTGCTCAGGCCGACGATGTCGCGTCCCCAGAACTTCACTTCGCCGGAAGTCGGTTCCAGCAGGCGGATCATGGCGCGGCCGAGCGTGGACTTGCCGCAGCCGGATTCGCCGACCAATCCCAGCGTCTCGCCGCGGTTGACGAAGAAAGAAACGTCGTCGACCGCATGGAGCAGACCGCGCGGCGTGTTGAAGTACTTCTTCAGGTGGTTGACAACTACCATGGGCTGGTTGTTCAGCTGTTCAGTCATAGTCATCGGCCTCCTTTAGTCGTTCTTCAGCGCCGCCGTGCGCACGGGGCAGGCGACGAAATGTCCGGGCGCCACTTCGGCCATTTCCGGCGCGCTCTTGGAGCAGTTTTCCGTCGCGTAGGGGCAGCGGGGATGGAAGCAGCAGCCCGAAGGCAGGTTGGTGGGATCGGGCATCAGGCCGTGGATGACCTTCAACTCTTCCTGCTCCGACTCGAGGTCGGGCAGCGAGTTGAACAGCCCTTCCGTGTAGGGATGCAGGCGGTGGTTGTAGATCATCTCGGTCGTGCCGTACTCGACGACGCGACCGGCGTACATGATGGCCACCTTATCGCACATCTCGGCGACGATGCCCAGGTCGTGGGTGATCATGATCATGGCGGTCTTGAACTTTTCCTTGAGCTCGTGCATCAGCTCGAGCACCTGAGCCTGGATCGTCACGTCCAGAGCCGTGGTCGGCTCGTC
This sequence is a window from Pyramidobacter sp. YE332. Protein-coding genes within it:
- the ggt gene encoding gamma-glutamyltransferase, encoding MKKLGATLALALVAAAACRAGAAEVKDVYAEHGMVAAAHELAAKAGVEILQKGGNAIDAAVATALALNVVEFNASGIGGGGFMTFYSEKTKDVICLDYREQAPASATKDMFASEQAKKEKWSAYGGKSVGVPGWLKGMTYALENYGTMTFAQVAEPAIRLAEEGFVTDPAQKGFIQDHFETLNQFNEPGTLPFFDEVGLPIEGGTLLKQPALAKTFRLIAEKGIDVFYKGEIGEAICRAVERSGGKMTMEDLASYQMYVRKPVVGTYRGYRIYSVPPASSGGTHVVQLLNIMENYDVKNLGFKSAKKVHVFGEATKMMFADRSKYMADTAYAKVPLAGLQSKEYAKEEAGRITDAIVDKPEAGDPWKYDTAEKTSFLGGMGDERFSTSSFSVADQFGNVVTSTNTINFFMGSSVFVPEYGFLINDEMDDFASNPESVNAPEPGKRPLSCMSPTIVLDPEGRPFMSIGSPGATRIITAVAQCIMNAVDHGMTMDEAIEAARFHNQSGNEMRTENDRYDKALLDTLELMGYKISLQEPLYTGGAQGIMFNWNAKGTDKFLNGGADSRRLGAAVGF
- a CDS encoding TAXI family TRAP transporter solute-binding subunit — translated: MKKSRVLAVALAGLFAASTAFAASQFIMGTGGTSGTYYPLGGAISQIITDHSGGKVACVAQATGASVENLNLLNAGDIDLALVQNDTADYAKRGVMFFKAPLANVTGICRIYPEHIQVAVNADSAIKSLEDFKGKNISVGAPGSGNEANARQIFGEIGLFDGANYVGFTPHFLSYAEATSHFKDRLIDGFTFTTGAPNSGIQEIVTTQPLRFLEIKDKLRDDIIAKYPFFAPALIEKGTYSGLDHDVETIAVQACLVARRDMSEDEAYAVTKAIFENLEALGNAHAKGKNLTLEHALDGMTLDIHPGALKYYKEVGLVK
- a CDS encoding DUF1850 domain-containing protein, yielding MTDERGTVVYLRPVKLGERYTVRFIHSVARRPVDEIYEIAPGCSILRETVYDMMGAGLPTEPLDGQTFTVEDGAYHIRGFHLRLPAVTYRISKVVADHTLCVGKDEFRLKQWVFAPGKPLTFTVHEGNLCELLKFKCRSML
- a CDS encoding TRAP transporter permease, translating into MDEMKKESGATELPQEKKQLNADTVAGDQSAVQENLEKYDTESRYRRPDGFWGKAIKLICIVFSLFQFYTAGFGVLPAQIQRPLHVFFTFVLIFLLYPSFASFSRKTMHWLDVVLAVLAGSTMIYLVVNYEAILYRGGLPTTFDLIFGALAILFTFEAARRIVGLPIVLVALVFVLYAHFGKIMPGFLAHRGFSWTRIVNHMYLTTEGILGSPVGVSSTFVFMFILFGAFLNKTGLGKFFIDLALAAAGHQAGGPAKVAVISSAFFGTISGSSVANTVTTGTFTIPLMKSIGYLPHFAGAVEAASSTGGQLMPPIMGAAAFIMSDFIGVPYITIAIAAVLPALLYYMAVFIMIHMEAKRLGLRGLPKEQLPNTKKIFLAGGHLLIPLFVIVYMLIKGYTPLKAAFYSILWTVAVAMCRKNTRMKLSDIIAAFDEGARSALGVAAACACAGLVIGSVTLTGIGLKLANGIVSLAGGHLFFTLVLTMITSILLGMGLPTTAKYIVLASMAAPAIQKFGVPVLAAHMFIFYYGIIADLTPPVALAAYAGAGIAGANPMRTGFTALRLAVAGFLIPYFFVYSPELLMINASVANTTVPVVTAILGTVLLSFAAAGYWLRNLNLFERAVIFAASLLLIQPGWMTDVIGAGVGVAMYLLQKMTLKNRA
- the pepT gene encoding peptidase T, with amino-acid sequence MSSLVDRFIRYVKIDTQSAEGQNCVPSTPCQHDLAKVLGEELRSLGLSDVTVTENAYVCATLPANCEGAPAIGFCAHIDTALEVTGKNVKPRLVENYDGGDVVLNAAENVVLSPKVFPELNDHKGETLIVTDGTTLLGADDKAGVAEIMTAVEHMVRHPEFKHGKIVVCFCPDEEIGHGAKFWDLEKYGADFAYTVDGGGTGTFSYETFNAAQAHVKIKGVAVHPGTAKNKMINAAMVAMEFAASLPPAETPPHTELYEGYYHMTGIAGGVEEAEMTYIIRDHDTAKFEARKEHFQLLVRQLNERWGRELAELEMHDQYYNMAVPLQKRMDIVNTALKAYEMAGVTPKIIAARGGTDGSQLSFRGLLTPNLFIGGYNCHGKYEYAVVGAMEKCVKVILNIVQLYAEGKQVK
- a CDS encoding oligopeptide/dipeptide ABC transporter ATP-binding protein; the encoded protein is MTEQLNNQPMVVVNHLKKYFNTPRGLLHAVDDVSFFVNRGETLGLVGESGCGKSTLGRAMIRLLEPTSGEVKFWGRDIVGLSKGEMKEMRKKVQIVFQDPYSCLNPRLSVSELIAEPLIVNKICSSRKEMNDRITKLMDTVGLARRLIGAYPHELDGGRRQRIGIARSLALDPEFIVLDEPVSALDVCIQAQVLNLLNQLQKENNYTYVFISHNLSVVKHLSDRIAVMYLGKIVELTDYKTTFKNPLHPYTQALLSAIPIPKVGQKRNRIILEGDVPSPVNPPQGCRFAGRCRFAQDVCRQQSPELNEYEPNHFVACHFTGKLQYAR